The nucleotide window ATTTGGTTTATAAACCTTTATAACTTTTTAGATGGTATAAATGGCTATGCTGGAAGTGAAGCGGTATTTTTAGCAGTAGCTGGATTTATTTTATTTGGTGGAAATCATTTTTTAGTTTTAGCTATGGCAGTTTTAGGATTTTTATATTGGAATTGGAACAAAGCTAAAATATTTATGGGAGATGTAGGAAGTACACTTCTTGGATATAATATAGCAATTTTTACAATATATTATACAAATCAAGAACCAACAAACTTTTGGGTATGGATTATTTTATTTAGTGTTTATTGGTTTGATGCAACTTTGACTTTAATAAGAAGAAAATTAAATAAAGAAAAACTCTCTCTTGCCCATAAAAAGCATGCATATCAAAGACTTACCCAAGCAGGATGGAGTCACTATAAAGTGACGAATTATTCTATTGGATTAAATATATTATTATTAGGAATTGTATATTTCCTACCAAATATTTTAGTAGCAATTATTGTATCTTTGTTAGTTATAATCATAGTTATGAAATTTATAGATAATAAAAAGAAGTTTGAATAATGACATATAAAAGACTTGAAATACCTGAGTTAGTGCTATGTGAACCAACTTTCCATGAAGATAATCGTGGATTTGTTTTCGAATCATTTAAAAAAAAATCTTTTGACGATTTTTTAGGATTTAAAGTAGATTTTTCTCAAGATAATATCTCTTATAGTAAGTATGGAGTTGTAAGAGGACTTCATACAAATACTTATGAATTTGCCCAATCAAAGCTGATAAGTGTTTTAAAAGGTAAAATCCTTGATGTAGCAGTTGATTTTAGAGTAGGAAGTCCAAGTTTTGGAAAAGTAGTAAGTGTAGAGTTAAATAGTGAAGAAAATAAACAACTTTTCATACCAAGAGGTTTTTTACATGGTTTTTCAGTTTTAAGTGAAGATGCACTTGTTATGATAAAAATTGATAGATATTTTGCAAGTGGTGAAAGTATAGGTATCAGATATGATGACAAAGATTTATCAATTGATTGGAAAATAGATGAAAAATTTGTTATTTTATCTGAAGCTGATAAAAAATTATCAAATTTTAAAGACATAAAATCACCATTTGTTTATGGTGAAAATTATTATTAGAAGGCTTTTATGAATTATCTAAGAGATAAAAGATTTTTAGGGATTATAGCAACGATTGTTATATCAATTTTTTCATTTTTTTTGGTTACATTTTTGTTAGCCAAAGGTGTTTTTTTAGAAGCTTTAATCATTATTCTTATTTTTAGAGTGATTGCATCATTTTTATTTTTTGATGATTATAAATTATCTTGGTCAAAAGCCTCTACAAAAACTGGACTTATGAAAGTTATACTAGCTGTTATAAGTTTTGTTGTTTATATGCCTATCTTGTATTATTGGTTTAAAATACCTTTTAATCTTATGTTTATTGATTTGATATTTTATACTTTTATAGTAAATATTTTAGTATATGTTTACAAGTATTATCATACAGTTGGAAGAAATCAAAAAACAAAAAAACTTGTGATATATGGTGCAGGAAAAGCTGGTTTGCAACTTCAAAGAGAATTTTTAAATAGTGAGTATCATTTAGTTTGTTTTATTGATGATGATGAAATCTTACATCATAGAAGTATAGATGGTATTTCTATTTATTCTCAAGAAAAATATTATAGTTTATTTCAAGAAGAAAAATTTGATATGATGGTTATAGCTATGCCATCTGTCTCAAAAGATAGAATAAAAAATATTTATGAAACTATGCAAGGAAACTTTGATAGAATCAAAATCCTACCAAGTATTCAAAATATCTTGAAAAAAGAAGAGTTTACAAAACAACTAAAAGATATTTCAGTTGAAGATTTACTTGCTCGTCATCCAAAAGATTTGGATAAAAAACAAATAGAAAATTTTATAAAAGATAAAGTAGTCCTTATAACTGGTGCAGGTGGAAGTATAGGAAGTGAGATAAGTAGACAATGTAAAGCTTATGGAGCAAAACAATTAATACTTTTAGATCATAGTGAGTTTAATCTTTATTCTATTATGGAAGAATTAAAAGATGAAAATGTTATTCCAGTTATGCAAACAGTTAGAAATTTTGGTTTTATAGAAAATACTTTTGAAAAATATAAACCGCAGATTGTTATTCACGCAGCTGCTTACAAACACGTTCCTTTAGTTGAACACAATATTTTAGAAGGTATTTCAAACAATATAATTGGAACTAAAAATTGTATAGATTTATCTATAAAATATGGAGTTGAAAAATTTGTATTAATCTCAACTGATAAAGCTGTTCGTCCAACAAATGTAATGGGAACAACAAAAAGAATTTGTGAATTATATGCTCAAAATGTAAATGCAGAAAATACAGAAATAGTAGCAGTTAGATTTGGTAATGTTTTAGGAAGTAGTGGAAGTGTTATTCCAAAATTCAAATCTCAAATAGAACAAGGTAAAAATATAACTGTTACTCATCCAGATATTACAAGGTATTTTATGCTTATTCCTGAAGCTTGTGAACTTGTACTTCAAGCAGCAAGTATTGGAAAAGGTGGAGAAATTTTTATACTTGATATGGGTGAACCTATAAAGATAGTTGATTTAGCTAAAAAAATGATAGAACTAAGTGGAAGAAATGAGATAAATATTGAGTTTTGTGGCTTAAGACCTGGTGAAAAACTATATGAAGAATTATTGATAAATGATAGCGATCAAAAAACAAAGTATGAATCAATCACAGTTGCAAGCCCAACGAATTTTGATATAAATAAACTAAATCAAAAAATTGATGATTTACTTGTTTGTGATGATAAAATAGCAAAATTAAAAGAAATTGTTCCAGAATTTAATCATCAGCTTAATAATTAATAATATTATCTTAAGAAACTATAACTTATAATCTTTTAAATTATTATTTAAAGGATTTAGTTATGAAATCGGCCTTTTCTTTACTAGAATTGATTTTTGCGATAGTTATTTTGGGGATTATTGCATCTTTTGCTGTTCCAAAATATATGGATACAAAAGATAGTGCTTTGGTATCAACTATAAAAAGAGATATAAATACAGCTATAAATTCTATTCAAAGTTATTATTTATTAAATCAAAAGATAGAAAAAATAAGTGATACTATGAATGTAAATGATACAAACTGGACAATTGCTGATTTAAAAATGACTGATAAAAATTCTTGTTTAAGTTTAGAAGTAAAAACAGATTCAAATAGTACAAAAACTTTAGAATTAACTATTGATGATACAAAAGATACAACTATTTGTAAAAAGATTCAAAATTCAGGTTTAGTAAGTAAAACTTATGAATTGTATTAAAAGAGTTTTACTCTTTTTTTCTAATTCTTAAAAAAGAGGCAAATTTTGGTTTGTTGTTTTTTGTAAATCCATAATATTTAAAAGTTATGATTTCACCAATTTTTGGTGGGTTAAGTCTTTCTTTATTTGAAAAACCACCGCCAAGATTGAAAACTATACCGTTTTTTAGTTTTATAACTAAACTTTTAAAGTTTTTCTCTTTATTATAATTATGACCTATTACAACTCCCTCATCATCGAAAAATGTTTTTACTTTTAAAATATTATTTGTTCTTCCATTTTCATAGTTTAAATATGGATTTTTTAAAATTATTCCTTCTGCTTTTTTATTTACTAATTCTTCTAAATATTTATTTAAATGTTTTTTATCTTTACAAATTATTTGAGGAATAATTTTTATGAAATTATTTGGATTTTTATTTAACCAAATTTTTATTTTTTCTAATCTTTTATCAAAATTTCCTTTTATATTGGGGACTTCAAAGATATTATACGTTATTTGTTGCCAATCTTTTGATGGATTTGTATCAAGAACTATATTTTGAATATTCTCGAAATCATCTCTTTTTGTATAAAGTTCCCCATCTAGTTCAAATGGTGGAAAATTTTTTGTAAACCAAATTGGTGCATAGATTTTATTTCCATTTTTACTAAGTAGTTCTTTACCATTCCAATAAGCTCTAATTCCATCTAATTTTTCACTCATATACCATCCGTTTATTTGATGTTTAGTTTCATCATAAATATTTGCTTTTTGTAAATCTAGTGCATACATTGAGATATTTAGTAAAAAGATAAGTATAAGTTTCATTTTTAAATCCATTAAATAATATAATTTATTATATTTATAATATTCTTAAATATTTGAAAAACATCATAAAACCATAATAAATATTTAGCTAAAATAATCCACTTTTCAGAAGAAATAGATATAAAAGGACTCAAATTGGGTGAAAATAAGATATTAGATGAAAATAGCAAAAAGATATTATTAGATTCAATTAGAAGTGTAAAAGATTTTCCAAAAGCGGGCATTGTATTTAAAGATATTACGACTTTATTAAATAACAAAGATGCATTTAAACTTTTGATGAATCACTTAGAAGATAGATATAAATCTTATAATTTAGATTATATTGCTGGAATTGATTCAAGAGGTTTTATATTTGGTTCAGCTTTAGCAGATAGATTAGGTGTTGGTTTTGTTCCTGTTAGAAAAAAGGGAAAATTACCAAACACAACTGTTTGTGAAAAATATGAGTTAGAGTATGGTTTTGATGAGGTTGAATTACATCTTGATGCTTTCAATAATCAAAAAAATGTAAATGTTTTATTAATTGATGATATTATTGTAAGTGGTGGAACTGCATACGCAGCAGCAAATTTAATAAAAAAACTTGATGTAAATTTAGTTGAAATGTGTTTTTTAATGAATATTCATATTTTAAATGGTGCAAAAAAATTAAGTGAAGTTGCACCTGTATATTCTGTATTAGAAATTTAATAAAAAGAGAAATAAATGAGTAATTATATTCCAAAACCTAGTATTTTTGATCCTGATGATAAAGGACAATTTGGTATTTTTGGAGGTCAATATGTACCTGAAACTTTAATGCCAATTTTAAAAGAATTAGAAGCAACATATAAAAAATATAGATTTGATGAAGAGTTTTGGGCAGAAGTAAATGCTTTATTAAAAGATTATGTAGGACGAGAAAATCCACTTTATTTTGCAAAAAATATAAGTGAAGAAATAGGTGCAAAAGTTTATTTAAAAAGAGAAGATTTAAATCATACGGGCGCTCATAAAGTAAATAATGTTATAGCTCAAGGATTACTTGCTAAAAGAATGGGCAAAACGAAAGTAATTGCAGAAACAGGAGCTGGGCAACATGGAGTTGCAACTGCTACAATTGCAGCACTTATGGGATTAGAATGTACAGTGTTTATGGGTGCAAAAGATGTAGAAAGACAAGAATTAAATGTATTTAGAATGAAACTTTTAGGAGCTAAAGTAATAGCAGTTGAAAGTGGAAGTAAAACTTTAAAAGATGCAATGAATGATGCTATTAGATATTGGGTTACAAACGCACGTGATACATTTTATATAATTGGAACAGTTGCTGGTCCTCACCCATATCCTATGATGGTGCGAGATTTTCAAGCAGTTATAGGTTATGAAGCAAGAAAACAGATTTTAGAAAAGGAGGGAAAACTTCCTGATTATGTTGTTGCATGTATTGGTGGTGGATCAAATGCAATAGGTATGTTTTCACATTTTTTAGAAGATAAAGAAGTAAGTTGCGTTGGTATTGAAGCTGGTGGTTTAGGGTTAGATACTGATAAACATGGATGTAGTTTGGAAAAAGGAAGTCCTGGAGTATTACATGGACAATGTTCATATTTACTTCAAGATGAAGATGGACAAATTTTAGAAGCTCACAGTATAAGTGCAGGACTTGATTATCCAGGAATTGGACCTGAACACGCTTTTCACAAAGATAATAAAACAGTAAGTTATGATTCTATAACTGATAAAGAAGCTTTAGATGCTTTTGTATGGTTGAGTAGAGCAGAGGGAATTATTCCAGCTTTTGAATCATCTCATGCAATTGCATACTTAAAAAAAGCAAAAGAAAAATTAAAAGGAAAAATAGTTATCATAAGTCTATCTGGACGTGGAGATAAAGATATGATACAAGCAAAAAGTTTGTTAGATTTTAAGTAGTAGGGATAAAATGTGAAAGAACTTTTTAGAAAGATCCAGCCTTATTCAGGGAAGATATTAACTATTATTTTAATAGTGTTTTTCTCTTTTCTTATTTACAATTTATATCAAGCTCCTGTTGAAGGAATTGAAGAAAAGTTTATATACCTACTTAAAAAATATGGTTATATAATTCTTTTTGCCTGGGGAATGCTTGAAGGTGAAGCTGGTCTGATTATGGCTGGATTATTGTCTCATACCGGTGATATGAATTTATATATAGCTATTTTTGTAGCTGGACTTGGTGGCTTTGCTGGTGATCAAGTCTATTTTTATATTGGAAGATTTAATAAATCTTATGTTCACAAAAAATTTAAAAATCAAAGAAGAAAATTTGCCCTTGCTCATTTATTACTTAAAAAGCATGGTTGGCCTATAATTTTTATACAAAGATATATGTATGGAATGAGAACAGTTATTCCCATTTCAATTGGTCTTACAAGATATAGTGCTAAAATGTTTGCGTTTATAAATCTAATATCAGCTTGGTGTTGGGCTGCCCTTACAATAGTACCAGTTTGGTATTTTGGAAATGAAATATTAGTTGTATTAGAGTGGATAAAAGAGCATTGGTATTTAGCTATTCCAATTGCTGCAATATTTGGTGGAAGTATTTTATACTATATAAATCAAACTACAAAAAAAGTAGAAAAAAGAGGTCAAAATGAAGATTAATTTAGTAAAAAAAAGTGAAAAAGTTAGTTCAGAAATTGAAATAATTTTTGTAAAAGAAATTGATAGTATTGATAATGACAAAGAACTTTTAGAAATTCTTGATTTTAAAGCAAAAGATGAAACTTGTGTTTTATTAGCTGAATCTAAAAAAGTTTATGTAGGATATGAAGAAAATAGTTATGATTGCATTGCAATAGCAGTAGCAACAGCAATTAAAAAAATCCAAACAACAAAATTTAAAAGTGCTAAAATTGAATTAACACCTGAATTAGAAGAACATTTTAAAGCTTTAGTTGAAGGTGCAGTGTTAGGTGAATATAAATTTACTGATTATAAATCAGAAAAAGATGAAAAAATAAAATTAGAGTTAGATATAGTAGTTGAAGAAAAATCATCTAAACTAGAAACAATTTTAAAAGATTCAAAAATCATTGCAAAAGCTGTAAATAAAGCAAGAAATATGGTAAATACAGCTCCTGCTGATTTTTATCCTGAAATTATGGCTTCTATGGCTGAAGAAATTGCAAAAGATGTAGAAATAAAATGTGAAATACATGGTGAAAAATATTTAGAAAAACACAATATGATGGCAATGCACAGTGTTGGACGTGCCTCTATTCATGAATCAAAACTTATTCATCTAACATATAAACCTAAAAATCCTAAGTTTAAAATTGTTTTAGTTGGAAAAGGTTTGACATATGATTCAGGTGGTTTATCTTTAAAACCAAGTGATTTTATGGTTACAATGAAAGCTGATAAATCAGGTGGTTGTGCAGTTTTATCAACACTTTGGGCAATTGCAAAATTAGAACTTCCTTTTGAAGTTCATGGAATAGTTGGTGCGGTTGAAAATATGATAGGTGGAAATGCATATAAACCTGATGACATTTTAACAGCAAGAAATGGGAAAACAATAGAAGTAAGAAATACAGATGCAGAAGGAAGATTAGTTCTTGCAGATTGTTTATGTTATGCTCAAGATGAAATAAAAGATATTGATTATATTTTTGATTATGCTACATTAACAGGTGCTTGTGTAGTTGGTGTTGGTGAGTATACAACAGGAATTATGGGGAATAATGAAGTATTAAAAAGAAATACAGTTGCAAGTGCTTTAAAAGCTGGAGAATATGCAACATCGTTAGATTTTAACAGATATTTGAAAAAAACTATTAAATCTGAAATTGCAGATATTTGTAATGTTGCAAATACAAGATATGGTGGAGCAATAACTGCTGGAATGTTCTTAGACAATTTTATTTATGATGAAAATAAAAGTAAATGGGTACATTTTGATATAGCAGGTCCTGCATATGTAGAAAAAAATTGGGGATATAACTCTATTGGAGCAAGTGGAGCAGGGGTAAGAACTACAATTGGATTTTTACAAGATTTATTAGAAAATTAAAATAATGGGGAAAACCCCATTATTATTTTTTAGGTTCAGTAACAAGTGAGATATTAAAAAAATCATTTTTTTGTAATATTTCTAAAATCTCAACTATCTTTTCATATTTTACATCTTTGTCAATTCTAAAGATTATATTTTTTTGTTTATTATCTATTAATTCTATCTCTTTTTCTAGCTCTTCTAAAGTTGTCTCTTTACCAAAAAGTGCAAGCTTTTCACCATCAAGTTCAATAACCAACTCTTTTTCTTTTAATTCTATTTCTTGAGCTGTTGAGCTTGGAAGATTTAAAACTAAAGCAAGTTCATCTTTTTTGAATACAGAAGATACAATGAAAAATATAAGTAAGATAAAAACAACATCAATAAGTGGCGTAATATCTGGAGTTAATATTTCTCTTTTTTTCATATCTTTTTAAGAACCTCTTTTTGAATTTTTAGTTCAATATCATCTAAAATTCCTACAATATAGTTGTATCCAATATAATGAGGAATCGCTACAATTAAACCAGCTATAGTTGTGATTAACGCAACAGAAATTCCATTTGAAAATATAGATGGATCACCTAAACCACTTTTTGTAATAGAATCAAATGAATCTAAAACACCAATAACTGTACCTAAAAGACCAAGTAAAGGTGCAACAGATGCGATTATTTTAACAGTATTTAATCCAAATTCTAATTTTCTAATTTTTCTATTGATATAATTTTCAATAGAATCTTTTTTAAATTCTTGACTATTTGACTTCGCAAAATTAATGATTTCAGATATCAGAAGTTCTCTTTTATTTCCAGATAACGCAATAACAACAAGTTTCCAAAACATAATTGTAAAACCTATAATATTTAGAAAAATAAGTATATAAACTATTATTCCACCCCTATCAATATAATTGATTAAATCAATTCCCATTCATTAGCTCCTTGTGATTTGATAAACAATTGGTACAGTAATTTCCCAAGAGTTTTTATTTAATTTTTCTGGTATTGGTTCAAAATTACTAATTTTGGTTAAAATCTCAATTGCTGCTTCATCTAACTTTTCAAAACTTGATTTTTTAACTATTCTTATGTTTTTGATTTGTCCATCTTTTGAAACAACAAAACAAACATGAACTTTTCCCATTTGGTTTAATCTTTTAGCAGATTTAGGATAGATTTTATTTTTTTCTATCAACATTCTAATTTTGGCTAAATATTCATTTTCCAAAGCATCTTTTAAAGATGGATCAATATCTTTTTTTACACTTTTAATATCAGAAGAACTCTCAAGTGGAATAACTTCTTTTATTTCCTGTTTAACTTCTTTTATCTCCTCTATTTTTTTTTCAACCTTTTTTTCAACTTTTTTCTCTTTTTTATGATGTTCTTTTTTCTTCACTTGTTTGATTTTGTTTTTACTTTCAGTTTTAGGTAAAGGTTTAATTTCAACAGGTTTCTCAATAACTGGTTCTACCACAGGTTCAGGCTTTTTTAATACTACATTTTGTAAATTTATCTTTGTAACTTGAGCAGGAGGTTCAGCAGGTAATTCCACCTCTTCAGTGACTTTTAAATTTGCAAATAGTAACAAATGTGCTGATATTGTTAGTGTTAATATAACTAATAGACTTTTTTTGTTTTCCATAAGTGCAATTTTAATACAATATTGATAATAATTATCTTAATTGAAATTAAATATTAAAAAGTTGTTAAAAAATCATTAAAAGAAAATATATATAATTCAACTGAATAAAAAAGAAGGATTGTCATTTGCGTAAAATAATAGTATGCTCACTATTTTGTAGTTTAGCCTTTGCAAATAACCTAGATATTTTGCAAAAAGATAAAAAAGAATCAAGAGAACTCGAAAAGAAATACATTGAATCAAATTATGAGAGTAATAAAAATGATTGGATTTCTCCTATAAATTTAAATTCAAGTTTAAATAGAAGTCATTCAATATCTAGTGATAATGATAAATTTTCAAAAAGTGTATCCATTGGATTTACACAAAGTATTTATGAATCAGGTGGCATAGAATTTACTATTCAGTATGCAAAGGATAAACTAAAGTATGATTTATTATCTTGGGAAAATCAAAATTCTCAACTTCTAGAATCAATTTACGATACATTGCTTGAAATATCAAAATTAAAATTGCAAATTGAACAAAGTCGTTATAAACTTGAAAATAAAGATATAGAATTAATTATAAAAAAGATTCAATATGAAGCAGGAAGAACAGATATTGTAGAGTTAAATAATGCAATTATGGCAAAAAACACTCAATTTAAAGATAACATTTCTTTAGAAAATTCTTTAAAAGATAAAGAGTATGAGTTATCAAAATATACAGATTTAAAATATGATGAAATAGAAATCTTAGATTTTAAAAATGTTTCGAAAGAGGATTTTATTAATTATAATTTAGATTTTTTACAAGAAGATTCAAAAGTTGAAATGTTAAATACAAGTTATAAAAAAACAAAAACAAACTATCTTCCAAAAGTCTCTTTAGGTGCAACAGGTTCTTATTCTAATATAGATGATTTGATAAAAAATGCAAATGAAGATGAAACTTCTGCCTCAGCATCTCTAACGCTTTTGGTTCCTTTATATGATTATAATAAATCAAATAAATTACAAGATTCAAAATTGGAATATTTAAAACAAAGAAGCCAAGTAAATGATTTGAAAAATGAAATTGCATATGAATATGAACAGATATTAAATCAAATAGATACATATGAAAAATATAATAAAACTATAGATGATAATATTAAATTATATAATGAATTAATAAGTGCAAATATAAGTTCAAATGAAGCTGGAATGACTTCTGTATATGATTTAGATATATTAAAAAATACAAAAAAAATAAACGAGTATGATATGTTGATAAATGATATAAATATCAAATTAGAATACTCAAAACTATATTTTAAGATTAAAGGCTAAAGTAAATGCAAGATACAAAATTGATTAAAGAATTAGATAATTATGGAAATAAGAAATCAAAAAAAGTATATTTTTGGATGATTTTGATTGGCTTATTAGTATTAGTTGGAGCGTATTATTATTTTATATATAAAAAGAATCAAAATGTTCAAACAGTTGAATACTTAACAAAAAAAGTTACTAGAGGAGATTTATCTGTTGTTGTAAATGCAACGGGAAATTTAAATCCTACAAATAGCGTTGATATTGGTATTGAGGTATCAGGAACGATAAAAGAAATTTATGTAGATTTTAATGATGAGGTTGAAGTAGGGCAAGTTTTAGCAAAACTTGATACAACAAAATTACAATCAGAAGTTGATAGTTTAACAGCATCATTAACTATTGCAAAAGCAAACCAAAAAGAGAGTGAAGTAAATCTTAGAAATAAAAAGTCTGTTTATGATAGAACTTTAAAAATGTTTAAAAGTTCAGGTGGAAAATATCCATCACAAAATGAATTAGATGATACAAAATTCACTTATGAAGCTGCAATATCATCTTTGGAAGCTTCAAAAGCTAAGGTTGAGCAAGCAGTTTATAATCTAAAAACAGCTCAACAAAATCTTGAAAAAGCTGTAGTAAAATCTTCTATTAAAGGTATTGTTTTAAATAGAGAAGTTGAAGTTGGACAAACTGTTGCTGCTTCAATGTCAACTCCAACTTTATTTACTTTGGCAAAAGATTTGACAAATATGGATTTGATTGTAAGTATAGATGAAGCGGATGTTGCAGATATTAAAAAAGATTTACCAGTTAGTTTTTCAGTTGATGCATATCCAAATAGAATATTTCAAGGGAAAATAAAACAAGTAAGATTAAATCCAGTTGATGTAAATGGAGTAATTACTTATGAAACAGTAGTTTCAGTGAATAATGAAGAATTACTTTTAAGACCAGGTATGACAGCAACTGCTAAGATTATTACTAAACAAAGCAAAGATAAGTTAATTATTCCAAATGGTGCTTTACGATTTAAATTAAAAAATCAAACTTTAGAAAAACAAACAACAATGAATTTTGTAGGACCTCCAAAACGTCCATCAGGTGATAATGGAGCTAAAAATATAGCAAAAAAAGAGTTTTCTACAATATATGTTTTAGAAAATAATCAGCCGAAAAAAATGATGATTAAAGTTTTAGATACAGATGGTAAATCAACAACAATTGAATCAAAAGATTTAAAAATTGATGATGAGGTAATAATCTCTCAAAAGAGTGATAATGGAAACTAAAAAAACTATCATTGAATTTAAAAATATTGTAAAAACTTATGGTGTAGGAGAAGCTCAAACTTTTGCTTTAAATGGAGTAAGTTTTACAATAAATGAAGGTGAATTCATCGCTATCATGGGAGCAAGTGGTAGTGGAAAATCAACTTCTATGAATATGATAGGATGTTTGGATAAACCAAGTAGTGGCGAATATTTTTTTAATGGAATTAATGTTGAAAAATTAAATAGAAATCAAATGGCACTTTTACGAAGAAATTATTTAGGATTTGTTTTTCAAGGCTTTAATTTATTAGGAAGAACATCAGCATTAGAAAATGTTGAATTACCTTTGATTTATAGAAAAGTTCCAGCAAAAGAAAGAAAAACTTTAGCATTTGAAGCTTTAAAAAAAGTTGGTCTTGAAAGTGTTGCTCATCATACTCCTGCTGAATTAAGTGGTGGACAGCAGCAACGTGTTGCAATTGCAAGGGCAATTGTAACAAATCCTTTAGTTTTATTAGCTGATGAACCAACAGGAAATCTTGATAGTATAAAAAGTTTAGAAATTATGAATTTATTAAAACAGTTAAATGAAGAATCAGGAATTACTATAATTATGGTAACACATGAGGAAGAGATGGCAAAATTTGCAAATAGAGTTATCTATTTTAGAGATGGTCATATTGAAGATAGTTTGAAAAAAGGATTTAAATAATGTTAGTAAATGCCTTTTTAATTGCTTTAAAAGAGATACGAAGAAATATATTAAGATCTTTTCTTACAATATTAGGAATTGTAATTGGAGTGGCTTCAGTTATTGCTATGGTTATGATAGGTGATGGAACAACTGAAAATGTAAAAGAGAGTATTTCGAAATTAGGAACAAATATGTTAACTTTAAGAGTGGGACAAGAAAGACGAGGACCACCACGAGAAGATAATAGTTCTAAACCTTTTACAAATGAAGATATAACAGCAATAAAAAATGAAGTTCAAAATATAAAAGCAGTTGCAGCTGAAAATTCTGCAACAGTTAATGTGGTATATGGAAATAAAAGTAATAGTTCTTCTGTAATTGGTACAAGTAATGATTATTTTATTATAAAAGATTGGGAAGTAACTGATGGAAGAACATTTGATGATGCTGAGTTAAATAGTGGAAAATCTTCTTGTATAATT belongs to Arcobacter defluvii and includes:
- a CDS encoding ABC transporter ATP-binding protein, whose amino-acid sequence is METKKTIIEFKNIVKTYGVGEAQTFALNGVSFTINEGEFIAIMGASGSGKSTSMNMIGCLDKPSSGEYFFNGINVEKLNRNQMALLRRNYLGFVFQGFNLLGRTSALENVELPLIYRKVPAKERKTLAFEALKKVGLESVAHHTPAELSGGQQQRVAIARAIVTNPLVLLADEPTGNLDSIKSLEIMNLLKQLNEESGITIIMVTHEEEMAKFANRVIYFRDGHIEDSLKKGFK